A window of Bacteroidetes Order II. bacterium contains these coding sequences:
- a CDS encoding DUF1838 family protein, which yields MRLFNRAVWLANLCWFSFAVLQTGCSHSSQTLAPKAATVPPLDLSKPEDNMTAFLKMRITTELNKEVYFYASGKIYSFVPGERDRPLFDFEMYNVGKIVQTEGGYQMLTREVGFYKDLKTGEYLAKWENPWTKKTEEVIHVWNDPVNQKFQLESPRGKWAVPYTMLGDRVVMNNDIFLTYPSPLKVAEYPENSASDTYEAAELFQFFANKADLDNPAIQNAPAEVSWTRMGPWLPWMGMGQRTGSLVYQTRGYKVKSWDALPKQMRDFVMNNFPEFKHAPDANTAENETSWTYFKKLKSAKK from the coding sequence ATGCGTTTATTTAATCGTGCTGTATGGCTCGCCAACCTTTGCTGGTTTTCCTTTGCCGTTTTACAGACGGGTTGTAGCCATTCTTCCCAAACCCTTGCGCCCAAAGCCGCTACCGTGCCGCCTTTAGACCTTTCCAAGCCTGAAGACAATATGACGGCTTTTCTCAAAATGCGGATTACAACGGAGTTAAATAAAGAAGTGTATTTTTATGCTTCGGGCAAGATTTATTCCTTTGTACCAGGTGAGCGAGACCGCCCTTTGTTTGATTTTGAGATGTATAACGTTGGAAAAATCGTGCAAACGGAAGGGGGCTACCAAATGCTGACCCGCGAAGTGGGCTTTTATAAAGACTTAAAAACGGGCGAATACTTAGCCAAATGGGAAAACCCTTGGACGAAAAAAACCGAAGAGGTGATCCATGTCTGGAATGATCCCGTAAACCAAAAATTTCAATTGGAAAGCCCACGCGGAAAATGGGCAGTGCCTTACACCATGTTGGGCGACCGTGTGGTGATGAATAATGACATTTTTCTGACCTATCCTTCGCCCCTAAAAGTGGCAGAATACCCCGAAAACTCGGCATCGGATACCTACGAAGCAGCAGAACTATTCCAATTCTTCGCCAACAAAGCCGATTTAGACAATCCCGCCATCCAAAATGCACCTGCCGAAGTTTCATGGACGCGGATGGGGCCTTGGCTGCCTTGGATGGGCATGGGACAACGCACAGGTAGCCTTGTCTATCAAACGAGAGGCTATAAAGTAAAATCATGGGACGCACTGCCTAAGCAAATGCGCGATTTTGTGATGAACAATTTCCCCGAATTTAAGCACGCACCTGATGCCAATACTGCCGAGAACGAAACCAGTTGGACGTATTTCAAGAAACTGAAAAGTGCAAAAAAATAA
- a CDS encoding MFS transporter: protein MQVSPLKEFRYGWPVVFASAIGIGLGMSPLPIYTLGVFAVPLSQAYGWRMDQIMLAMPIFTLGALVVSPFIGLIADKRGVRQTVLISQIAFGLVFMGFALSGGSLPLYFLLWALLSLAGAGTLPMTWTRAVNNWFQENRGLALGLALVGTGIFGSLTKLWAGYLVGKLGWQMAYVGVGLLPILVAFPLTWLFFRDTNDPKVAEKVAELRRNTAQVTAGEIQGLSLGEAMKEWRFWLLGFCFVLISFAVGGQIPNLEKLLSTKGFDPTTAIILASYMGYAVVVGRLVGGYLLDRFWAPAVAAIMLSLPALGCYLFMQPELTYGMAVFAVVILGLAAGVEYDFMAYLVTKYFGMKNYSAIYGALYSFFALGAGFGPYFFGLSFTQNGHYNTILLYSALAFIAGALPLLLMGKYRSFAEEPAR, encoded by the coding sequence ATGCAAGTTTCCCCCCTAAAAGAGTTCCGATATGGCTGGCCAGTCGTCTTTGCGTCTGCCATCGGCATTGGCTTGGGCATGTCGCCTTTACCTATTTATACCCTCGGTGTGTTCGCCGTTCCACTTTCACAAGCCTATGGTTGGCGGATGGATCAAATCATGCTGGCCATGCCCATTTTTACCTTGGGTGCGCTGGTGGTTAGCCCTTTCATCGGGTTAATTGCAGACAAGAGAGGGGTTCGACAAACGGTTTTAATCTCACAAATTGCGTTTGGGCTGGTTTTTATGGGGTTTGCGCTTTCAGGTGGCAGCCTCCCCCTTTATTTCTTGCTCTGGGCTTTGCTTTCGCTTGCGGGGGCTGGCACCTTGCCGATGACGTGGACACGGGCGGTCAATAACTGGTTTCAAGAAAATCGGGGGTTGGCTCTGGGCTTGGCTTTAGTGGGGACAGGGATTTTTGGCAGCCTCACCAAGCTATGGGCGGGCTACCTTGTTGGAAAACTGGGCTGGCAGATGGCGTATGTCGGGGTTGGTTTACTGCCCATTTTAGTGGCCTTCCCCCTTACTTGGCTGTTTTTCCGCGACACCAATGACCCGAAGGTGGCGGAGAAAGTGGCCGAACTCCGACGGAATACGGCCCAAGTTACTGCGGGTGAAATACAGGGGCTCAGTTTGGGAGAAGCCATGAAAGAATGGCGGTTTTGGCTGCTGGGCTTTTGTTTTGTGTTGATCTCGTTTGCCGTTGGCGGGCAAATCCCCAACTTAGAAAAACTGCTCAGTACCAAAGGTTTTGACCCCACAACCGCGATCATTTTAGCCAGTTATATGGGCTATGCAGTGGTGGTTGGGCGCTTGGTAGGAGGTTATTTGCTGGATCGTTTTTGGGCCCCTGCGGTGGCGGCAATTATGCTCAGTTTACCTGCTTTGGGATGCTATTTATTCATGCAACCTGAATTGACCTATGGCATGGCGGTCTTTGCCGTAGTCATTTTGGGCTTGGCGGCAGGGGTCGAGTATGACTTTATGGCCTACCTCGTTACCAAGTACTTTGGGATGAAAAACTATTCAGCCATTTATGGTGCTTTATATAGCTTTTTTGCCCTCGGTGCAGGTTTTGGTCCCTACTTCTTCGGGCTTTCTTTCACCCAAAACGGGCATTATAACACCATTTTACTTTATTCAGCCCTTGCATTTATTGCGGGCGCATTGCCTTTGCTCTTGATGGGAAAATATCGCAGTTTCGCGGAAGAACCCGCAAGGTAG
- a CDS encoding MFS transporter produces the protein MELSQKPIRQTAVILAIVASALGFFVDLYDIIIVSVVRRASLLSVGVPESELLDKGVLLLNVQMAGMLIGGFLWGILGDKRGRLSVLFGSILLYSVATLANAYAPNYEWFLALRFLAGVGLAGELGAGITLVAEQMPQGKRGLGPAIIGSCGMLGAIFGAYIGGNYSWQFTYQLGGFMGFALLLLRLGVLESGLYEGLKEKTHNRGNLSIIFKNPYHFKRYAAVILMGFPGWFVNGIVMTFTPEIARSMGMSEIPSVATVFSVFFIGFTFGDFSCGLLSQWLQSRKKAILGYLLGFTLLVGIYFIWGFQSVALYYTIFLFMGISVGYTIVLLTNAAEMFGTNIRSTVTTSSLNLLRASVIPQSLLFSALVPSLGAANAAIITGICSLALAFYGYTQLEETFHKDLDYVDE, from the coding sequence ATGGAACTTAGCCAAAAACCGATTCGCCAAACGGCGGTTATTTTAGCCATTGTTGCCTCTGCCTTGGGCTTTTTTGTGGACTTATACGACATCATTATTGTCAGTGTGGTGCGCCGCGCCAGCCTGCTTTCGGTTGGCGTGCCAGAAAGCGAACTTTTAGACAAAGGCGTTCTATTGCTCAATGTGCAAATGGCGGGCATGTTGATTGGCGGTTTTTTATGGGGCATTTTGGGCGATAAACGCGGGCGCTTGTCTGTGCTTTTTGGCTCTATTTTATTGTATTCGGTAGCAACTTTGGCAAATGCCTACGCCCCAAACTATGAATGGTTTTTAGCCTTACGCTTTTTGGCAGGTGTTGGCTTGGCGGGCGAACTGGGGGCGGGCATTACCTTGGTTGCGGAGCAGATGCCACAAGGAAAACGGGGCTTGGGTCCCGCCATCATCGGTTCTTGTGGCATGTTGGGCGCTATTTTTGGGGCATACATTGGCGGGAACTACTCATGGCAATTCACTTATCAACTGGGCGGATTTATGGGATTTGCGCTACTTTTGCTGCGGCTCGGGGTCTTGGAAAGCGGGCTTTACGAAGGGCTAAAAGAGAAAACCCACAACCGAGGCAATCTCTCGATTATTTTTAAAAATCCTTATCACTTTAAACGATATGCAGCGGTTATTCTGATGGGATTTCCGGGCTGGTTTGTGAATGGAATCGTGATGACCTTCACCCCCGAAATTGCCCGAAGCATGGGCATGTCCGAAATTCCCAGTGTCGCAACCGTATTTAGCGTGTTTTTTATTGGATTTACATTTGGCGATTTTTCGTGCGGACTGTTAAGCCAATGGCTACAAAGTCGCAAAAAAGCCATCTTAGGCTATCTCCTTGGTTTTACGCTTCTTGTGGGGATTTATTTTATTTGGGGCTTCCAATCTGTTGCCCTTTATTACACCATTTTCTTGTTCATGGGCATCAGCGTGGGTTATACGATTGTATTGCTTACGAATGCCGCCGAGATGTTCGGCACGAACATTCGTTCCACCGTTACGACTTCCTCTTTAAACCTCTTGCGGGCTTCCGTTATTCCCCAATCGCTTTTGTTTTCGGCTTTGGTGCCTTCCTTGGGCGCAGCGAATGCCGCCATTATCACGGGCATTTGCTCCTTAGCCTTGGCTTTTTACGGATACACCCAATTGGAAGAAACCTTCCATAAAGACTTGGACTATGTTGATGAATAA
- a CDS encoding DUF3598 family protein, with protein MAELRLFPKHTGIWEGTYIRINAQGEKTNEWKSRLTIKLNEDGSYHQVNQYFWADGHQECHDFGVCHFNEEGVLIFDSPRIQGYSWETKDSVCLIWTYLNRPGSKLFEMIDLIGDGTHRVRNWRWTENDEFQGITMIEERRVATQDEIDPKFWNDLPNLRTSGPSRSDH; from the coding sequence ATGGCCGAATTAAGACTTTTCCCGAAACACACGGGCATTTGGGAAGGCACCTACATCCGTATCAATGCGCAAGGCGAAAAAACCAATGAATGGAAAAGCCGCCTAACGATCAAATTGAATGAAGACGGAAGTTATCACCAAGTAAATCAATACTTCTGGGCGGATGGGCATCAAGAATGTCATGACTTTGGGGTGTGCCATTTCAACGAAGAAGGGGTTCTAATTTTTGATAGCCCCCGCATTCAAGGCTACTCTTGGGAAACCAAAGACAGCGTTTGTTTGATCTGGACCTACTTGAACCGCCCCGGCTCCAAACTTTTTGAAATGATTGATTTGATTGGCGATGGAACGCATCGGGTACGGAATTGGCGCTGGACGGAAAATGACGAGTTCCAAGGCATTACCATGATTGAAGAACGGCGTGTGGCCACCCAAGATGAGATTGATCCTAAGTTTTGGAATGATTTGCCCAACTTGCGTACCAGTGGGCCTTCTCGTAGCGACCATTAA
- a CDS encoding TonB-dependent receptor, whose amino-acid sequence MNFKPFGKASPVRAVLFICLCLLFSVQVYAQHRVQGRVTGTDGQALIGVVVKEKGVNNGTTTDVNGKYQLRTRSGDSSLMISFVGMKTIEVAVSNLATVDVTMEEDVTNLSDVVVTASLSENRKLETPASVESVDIRRLESLKPEAYNEALQNLPGVMVNQNQGRRNNIRLRGFPDGTPLGGMAYTAVLLDGIPALGTPAKLPENGFGFDTNIDRVELVKGSAATLFGRGAAAGVVNMITRTGGEKMSGSVRLTNYNDILDKGGFNYRLDYNLNGPITKQLRYNVGGWLLNDSGFRNTGYNDEGMQVRANLDYLLAENRGSIRFYGQYADFNFQNLTDVAVNAETLKLADGWKNTDTYNFPFSNEINYRIRVRNSTNPATQVSLLDSNGKEITRNFGDALAGGSYAKGYHAGTRLRLTLGAGFQVENHLRIQKMGTGVRYAFALPAFYNANVVSRLLLDGDSDDDELINDLKINKTFEGANSRHKVSAGFYYSSINLLPETYSLVHGSSTNPNDLKLLSFITGAPIAKDATGNYPIQNGGITRRGDYTEAVKAFSFGDEMKIGDNLNVLAGFRYDLLDIDMSETKFPADKALTRVEKFQDWSATLAANYQLSTSAAIYGNLNRTFRMPDYSAFTSLEWTSATDQKLLRAPNGIEKNEIIYNAELGYRNAFGDLSIDAAVFFTQINNRLAAIFENGILQSKPLGSNRITGGEISLNYRPQAIRGLNLASSLTYQNAIFTDFKISTTADPNKDLFGNVIVQESDKVYTINLKDKSLPGVPNMMLNLLADYSHQYFGVDLGYNLIGESYQDATNILKLPALTNINAGVYGKIPVGKNIVRIGAQAKNLTNEQALVNIAGVSDNDTILRRKQGSTASGVTGTLAHGYVQLPRRVLFYASYTF is encoded by the coding sequence ATGAACTTCAAACCTTTCGGTAAGGCCTCGCCTGTGCGGGCTGTTTTATTCATCTGCTTATGCCTGCTTTTTAGTGTACAAGTTTATGCCCAACATAGGGTGCAAGGGCGGGTTACAGGTACGGACGGACAAGCTTTAATTGGTGTTGTCGTCAAAGAAAAAGGTGTCAATAACGGCACTACAACGGATGTAAATGGGAAATATCAGCTCAGAACGCGGTCTGGAGATAGTAGCCTGATGATTAGTTTTGTGGGGATGAAAACCATTGAAGTCGCGGTTTCTAATCTTGCAACGGTGGATGTAACGATGGAAGAGGATGTGACCAATCTCTCGGATGTGGTGGTAACAGCGAGCCTTTCCGAAAACCGCAAGTTGGAAACACCTGCTTCGGTAGAATCTGTGGACATACGACGTCTGGAGTCGCTTAAGCCCGAAGCCTATAATGAAGCTTTGCAGAACCTACCCGGCGTAATGGTGAACCAAAACCAAGGCCGTCGTAACAATATTCGATTGCGTGGCTTCCCGGATGGCACGCCGTTGGGTGGGATGGCCTATACTGCGGTCTTGCTGGATGGAATCCCCGCACTAGGAACACCAGCGAAACTTCCCGAAAACGGCTTTGGATTTGATACCAATATTGACCGCGTGGAATTGGTAAAAGGCTCTGCGGCCACGTTGTTTGGACGCGGCGCGGCGGCGGGTGTGGTCAATATGATTACCCGTACTGGCGGCGAAAAAATGAGCGGCTCTGTGCGTCTGACCAATTATAATGACATCCTTGATAAGGGTGGGTTTAATTATCGCTTAGACTATAACCTTAACGGACCAATCACCAAGCAACTCCGCTACAATGTGGGCGGCTGGCTTTTAAATGATTCTGGCTTTCGGAATACCGGCTACAATGACGAGGGGATGCAAGTGCGGGCAAACCTTGACTATCTCTTGGCCGAAAATCGCGGTAGCATTCGCTTCTATGGACAATATGCCGATTTTAATTTCCAAAACTTGACCGACGTAGCCGTTAATGCCGAAACACTGAAATTGGCGGACGGTTGGAAAAATACGGATACCTATAACTTCCCCTTTAGCAACGAAATAAACTACCGCATTCGCGTTCGGAACTCCACCAACCCAGCCACCCAAGTTTCCCTCTTAGACAGCAACGGAAAAGAAATTACACGCAACTTCGGTGATGCGCTCGCGGGTGGCTCATATGCCAAAGGCTATCATGCTGGAACACGCCTCCGATTGACACTGGGTGCTGGTTTTCAGGTCGAGAACCACTTACGTATTCAGAAAATGGGCACTGGTGTGCGTTATGCCTTTGCCCTGCCTGCTTTCTATAATGCCAATGTGGTGTCGCGCCTGCTATTAGATGGCGATAGCGACGATGATGAACTGATCAATGATCTTAAGATCAACAAAACCTTTGAGGGGGCCAATTCTCGGCATAAAGTATCCGCTGGCTTCTACTATTCATCCATCAACCTTTTGCCCGAAACCTACAGTTTGGTTCACGGCAGTAGTACCAACCCTAATGATTTAAAACTACTCAGCTTCATCACAGGCGCGCCCATTGCGAAAGATGCAACAGGCAATTATCCAATCCAAAACGGCGGTATTACACGGCGCGGCGACTATACCGAGGCTGTTAAAGCCTTCTCCTTTGGCGATGAAATGAAAATCGGCGATAACTTGAACGTTTTGGCCGGCTTCCGTTACGACCTGTTGGATATTGACATGTCCGAAACCAAGTTTCCTGCAGATAAAGCCCTTACACGGGTAGAAAAATTCCAAGATTGGTCTGCAACACTCGCTGCCAACTACCAACTTTCAACAAGCGCGGCGATTTACGGCAACCTGAACCGCACTTTCCGTATGCCTGACTACTCGGCCTTTACTTCTTTGGAATGGACCAGTGCAACCGATCAAAAGTTGTTACGTGCACCAAATGGGATCGAAAAAAATGAAATTATTTATAACGCGGAATTGGGTTATCGGAATGCTTTTGGCGATTTGTCCATAGATGCCGCTGTTTTCTTCACCCAAATTAACAACCGTTTGGCCGCCATTTTTGAGAATGGTATTTTGCAATCCAAACCTTTGGGTAGCAACCGAATTACGGGTGGGGAAATTAGCCTTAACTACCGCCCACAAGCCATTCGTGGATTGAATCTGGCAAGTTCTCTTACCTACCAAAATGCCATTTTTACCGACTTTAAAATCTCGACCACCGCAGATCCGAATAAAGACTTGTTTGGAAACGTGATTGTACAAGAAAGCGATAAGGTCTATACCATTAACCTAAAAGACAAGTCTTTGCCAGGCGTGCCAAACATGATGCTGAACCTCTTGGCGGACTATAGCCACCAATATTTTGGGGTTGACTTGGGGTATAATCTCATCGGTGAGAGCTACCAAGATGCCACCAATATTTTAAAGCTTCCTGCCCTGACCAATATCAATGCAGGTGTATATGGCAAGATTCCAGTGGGCAAAAACATCGTCCGAATTGGGGCACAAGCCAAGAATCTGACGAATGAGCAAGCCTTGGTTAACATTGCGGGTGTATCTGATAACGACACCATCCTTCGCCGTAAGCAAGGCAGCACTGCATCGGGTGTGACCGGAACCTTGGCACATGGCTATGTACAGTTACCACGTCGCGTATTGTTCTATGCGTCCTATACCTTCTAA
- a CDS encoding hydroxymethylglutaryl-CoA lyase: MGIPILIEEQGLRDGLQTLPILVPLEIKVAWVQRLIEAGLRRIQVTSFVHPRFVPQMADAEALFAQLGQPSDVVLSALVLNQKGVARAIDAGVRHLAISLSASETHSLKNTRMTLAAAKADFRENLRLAQQHHITVRAGIQCAFGCRYEGQIDPQHVLDLVKHHMDAGANEIALADSTGMANPRQLKALMEKVLDVAGDLPVSLHLHNTENKGLANVYAGLEAGVRQFDTAFGGLGGCPFIKNATGNIATEDTVHLLHQMGYETGLDLKKLASLSQDIAQFLEMPLPGALYKLMQEPIQVC; this comes from the coding sequence GTGGGAATCCCAATTCTTATAGAAGAGCAAGGTTTACGGGATGGCTTGCAAACCCTGCCCATTCTGGTTCCGCTTGAAATAAAAGTGGCTTGGGTACAACGCCTGATCGAGGCGGGGCTTAGGCGGATTCAGGTAACTTCCTTTGTGCATCCGCGCTTTGTGCCACAAATGGCAGATGCCGAAGCCTTATTTGCCCAATTAGGGCAGCCCTCAGATGTGGTTTTGAGCGCATTGGTACTTAATCAAAAAGGCGTAGCCCGTGCGATAGATGCAGGGGTTCGCCATTTAGCCATTTCTCTTTCGGCAAGTGAAACGCACAGCCTGAAAAATACCCGCATGACCTTGGCAGCGGCAAAAGCAGACTTTCGCGAAAACCTACGATTGGCACAGCAGCACCACATCACCGTTCGTGCGGGTATTCAGTGTGCGTTTGGTTGTCGCTATGAAGGTCAGATTGATCCTCAACACGTCTTGGATTTGGTGAAACACCATATGGACGCAGGCGCAAATGAGATCGCACTTGCCGATAGTACGGGCATGGCAAACCCGCGCCAGTTGAAGGCGTTGATGGAGAAAGTTTTGGACGTGGCAGGCGATTTACCCGTTTCTTTGCATTTGCACAATACCGAAAACAAGGGCTTGGCAAATGTGTATGCGGGTCTGGAAGCAGGCGTTCGGCAATTTGATACAGCTTTTGGCGGTCTGGGCGGCTGTCCCTTTATCAAAAATGCAACGGGCAATATCGCCACCGAAGATACGGTTCATCTGTTGCACCAAATGGGCTATGAAACGGGCTTAGACCTTAAAAAACTGGCAAGCTTAAGCCAAGATATTGCCCAATTTTTGGAAATGCCTTTACCGGGTGCGCTTTATAAACTCATGCAAGAACCGATTCAGGTTTGCTAA
- a CDS encoding chromophore lyase CpcT/CpeT, whose amino-acid sequence MKKQLLIWAFLLMVLPLQAQNLNADWQRLNKLFTGEFNNFQQVWQEREDVIPDSLVHEHIHSIFKPVSIPALGANVFFVKQYMNGDPNKVYRMRVYQFVPDKKEKAIRLDIYSFKDKADEERFKLADENPSLLTSLTSEQFTSVPGCSVYWKKQTNDEFIGTMKPRACNFVSRRTNKRIYITDTLKLNAEEIWISDQATDEDGKYVFGHKGKIPHKLRRVRPFKGWVAIVKDGTDRDNIQDSDYVFIPDLKLHDQGVKKRITLPDGTVTPYSFELSQVIFQKKTPVMKLAIYEDGKPKALSYTWTNPEAERIGINLRWVQVGLTLVKE is encoded by the coding sequence ATGAAAAAACAACTACTTATTTGGGCGTTTCTTTTGATGGTTTTGCCTTTACAAGCCCAAAATCTCAATGCCGACTGGCAGCGCCTCAACAAGCTGTTTACGGGCGAGTTCAATAACTTCCAACAAGTTTGGCAAGAGCGTGAAGATGTCATTCCCGATTCTTTGGTGCATGAGCATATTCATTCCATTTTTAAGCCCGTTTCTATTCCTGCACTCGGTGCAAACGTGTTCTTTGTCAAGCAGTACATGAACGGCGATCCCAATAAGGTCTATCGGATGCGGGTCTATCAGTTTGTGCCAGACAAGAAGGAAAAAGCCATTCGTTTGGACATTTATTCGTTCAAGGACAAAGCCGACGAAGAGCGGTTTAAGCTCGCTGACGAAAATCCAAGCTTGCTTACTTCGCTCACCTCCGAACAGTTCACCAGCGTTCCGGGTTGCAGCGTCTATTGGAAGAAGCAAACCAATGACGAATTTATCGGCACGATGAAGCCCCGCGCCTGCAATTTTGTCTCGCGGCGTACCAATAAGCGCATTTACATCACCGATACGCTCAAGCTCAATGCCGAAGAAATTTGGATCAGCGACCAAGCCACCGACGAGGACGGGAAATATGTGTTTGGGCATAAAGGCAAGATCCCGCATAAACTTCGCCGCGTGCGTCCCTTCAAAGGCTGGGTAGCGATTGTGAAAGACGGAACCGACCGCGACAACATTCAAGACAGCGATTATGTCTTTATCCCTGATCTAAAACTGCACGATCAAGGCGTTAAAAAGCGCATTACGCTACCCGATGGCACGGTTACGCCTTATTCCTTCGAGCTTTCGCAAGTAATCTTCCAGAAAAAAACGCCTGTGATGAAACTCGCCATTTATGAAGATGGCAAACCTAAGGCGCTTTCTTATACATGGACCAACCCC
- a CDS encoding 3-isopropylmalate dehydratase small subunit, with protein MNNPAGKAHVYGDNIDTDRIIPGKYTKTLDVQSLADHVLEDLDPDFRQKLTVGDILVAGDNFGCGSSREQAPVALQTAGVSLVIARYFARIFFRNAINIGLPAMEIPDHDIANGDRLEADLQQGTVRNLTTGKIYQAAALPSVMFHILQEGGLVNYLKKHGSYQAL; from the coding sequence ATGAATAATCCTGCGGGGAAAGCCCACGTCTATGGCGATAACATAGACACCGACCGCATCATTCCGGGCAAATACACCAAAACCTTAGATGTACAATCCTTAGCCGATCATGTTTTGGAAGACCTCGATCCAGACTTCCGCCAAAAACTGACCGTAGGCGATATTTTGGTGGCAGGCGATAATTTTGGCTGTGGTTCTTCGCGGGAGCAAGCCCCTGTAGCGCTTCAAACGGCGGGCGTTTCGTTGGTCATTGCCCGATATTTTGCCCGTATCTTTTTCCGAAATGCCATCAATATCGGCTTACCTGCCATGGAAATCCCCGATCATGATATTGCCAATGGCGACCGCTTAGAAGCCGATTTACAACAAGGCACCGTGCGCAATTTGACAACAGGAAAAATCTATCAAGCAGCGGCTTTGCCCTCTGTTATGTTCCACATTTTACAAGAAGGAGGCTTGGTCAATTACCTCAAAAAACACGGCTCGTACCAAGCCCTCTAA
- a CDS encoding 3-isopropylmalate dehydratase large subunit, producing MLTTAEKILSQKAGKTVRAGELVVVSVDGVMATDTTAPSALKAFEKMGGRTVWNPNHCALVIDHAAPAPNERIANLHQLMRDFAKAQGIRLFEIGEGICHQVMVEQQYVRPNEVFIGADSHTPTYGALNAFACGVGSTDLAAVMLTGQIWLKVPQTIRIRCTGQLPPHVSAKDLVLFLTGKIGISGATYQAIEFEGEAFAQMSLASRMCVANMVAEMGAKTCFVHPKGLSLPYEFEALSPDDGATYAATYEFEVSALQPQIAAPESPDNVGDLTPHLGKPIQYGFIGTCGNGRLEDLQVAAAVLAGKRLASGTRLVIAPASRAVFLAAMNDGTAQTLIEAGASFITPGCGPCVGSHEGVPADGETVISSANRNFRGRMGNPRAHIYLASPATVAASVLHGYIANP from the coding sequence ATGCTTACAACAGCCGAGAAAATCTTAAGCCAAAAAGCCGGCAAAACTGTTCGTGCGGGCGAATTGGTGGTGGTGTCCGTAGATGGGGTTATGGCAACCGATACGACTGCGCCCAGCGCTTTAAAAGCCTTCGAGAAAATGGGCGGACGAACCGTTTGGAATCCAAACCATTGCGCTTTGGTGATAGACCATGCTGCGCCTGCCCCGAATGAGCGCATCGCCAACTTGCACCAGCTTATGCGCGATTTTGCTAAAGCACAAGGCATTCGCTTATTTGAAATTGGGGAAGGCATTTGCCATCAAGTGATGGTGGAACAGCAATATGTACGCCCCAACGAAGTGTTTATCGGTGCAGATAGCCACACACCGACCTATGGCGCACTCAATGCTTTTGCGTGCGGTGTGGGTTCAACGGACTTGGCAGCGGTAATGCTGACAGGTCAAATCTGGCTCAAAGTCCCGCAAACGATTCGCATTCGTTGCACGGGGCAGTTGCCACCCCATGTTAGTGCAAAAGATTTGGTGTTGTTTTTAACGGGCAAAATCGGCATTTCGGGCGCAACGTATCAAGCCATTGAGTTTGAAGGCGAGGCGTTTGCCCAGATGAGCCTTGCCTCTCGGATGTGTGTAGCGAATATGGTTGCCGAAATGGGCGCAAAAACCTGTTTTGTTCATCCCAAAGGCTTATCACTGCCCTACGAATTTGAAGCCCTTTCCCCCGATGACGGTGCTACCTATGCCGCCACCTATGAATTTGAAGTGTCTGCGCTGCAACCCCAAATCGCCGCACCCGAATCACCCGACAATGTGGGCGACCTCACACCCCACTTAGGAAAACCGATCCAATATGGCTTTATCGGAACCTGTGGCAATGGTCGTTTGGAGGACTTACAAGTTGCCGCCGCTGTACTAGCAGGCAAACGCCTTGCTTCAGGAACGCGCTTGGTCATTGCTCCCGCATCCCGTGCCGTTTTCTTGGCAGCGATGAACGATGGAACGGCGCAAACCTTAATTGAAGCGGGCGCAAGTTTTATCACGCCCGGTTGTGGACCTTGTGTAGGCAGCCACGAAGGGGTTCCCGCCGATGGCGAAACCGTGATTTCGAGCGCCAATCGGAATTTTAGAGGCCGCATGGGCAATCCACGCGCTCATATTTACTTGGCTTCGCCTGCAACCGTTGCCGCCTCTGTTTTGCACGGATACATTGCAAACCCTTAG